A window of Nocardia arthritidis genomic DNA:
GTGCACCGCGGCGTCCATCGCGGCGCTGCTGTGCCTGAGCACCGGCGAGCCCCGCCGCGGCGTCGACGCGCTGCGCCGCGCGGACAGCGGCGGTCTGCGCTGCCATCAGCTGCAGGTGCTGGCCGCCTGGACCGCCATGCTCGGCGGCGACGAGCAGGCCGCGGCGGCCGCGGCCGCGACCATCGACCATGAAACGCTCGACATCCGCGACCGGCTGCTGGCCCACGCGGTCACCGTCGGGCTGGCCCGGCGCAGCGGCGATCACGCCGCGCTGGCCAAGGCCTGGCAGGCGGCCCGTCCGCTGTTCGACGACGTCGACGCCGATCTGCTCGCCCTGCTGCCGATCGGCGAGCTGTGGCTGGCCGGCATTCGCCTGCGGGACGAGCGCCGCATCGCACCGCTGGTCGATGCCGCGCTCGGGCTGCTTCGCCGCCTGGGCAGTCCACCGGCCTGGGCCAACGCTTTTCACTGGTACGGCGTGCAGGCCGCGATCGCGCACGAGAGCCCGGACGAGTTGCTGCCGCATGCGCGCGCACTGAAGGCCGCGGCGGAATCCGGCGATCGGCATGCCGCGGTGCTGGCCGCCGCCGGCCGCACCTGGGTGCTGGTGCTGCGCGGTGAGGTGGCGGCCGGTCCCGTCGAAACGGCCGTCGCGCAACTCGGCGAAATCGGCCTGACCTGGGATGCGGCCCGGCTGGCCAGCGAGGCCGCGCTGGCCGCAGCCGATTCCGCGACCGCGACCGCGCTGCTGAAGCTGGCCAGGACGGTGCGCGCCGAGGCACGGCCGCCTGAGCGTCCGGCTCGCCCGGCGCCTGCCGTCACATCGCCGGGAGCCCAGGCGAGCAGACCCGAACCCGCCCCGCTGGACGGGTCGGCCATGCTCAGCGAGCGCGAGCGCGAGGTCGCCGAACTGGTGCTGCTCGGCCTGACCTACCGGGAGATCGGCGCACGCCTGTACATTTCAGCGAAGACGGTCGAGCATCATGTGGCCCGCATTCGGCGTCGGATCGGTGCTCGTTCCCGATCGGAGTTATTGTCGATGCTCCGCGCCATGGGACACGGCTCGCTGCTGGTGTGACCATGTAGTGCCAGCAGGATCCGAAGCGAGGTATAGAGGATGGCCACAGGGGTGGGCCTGCGCATCGCTGAGGACGGGTGCACGGCGTCGATCGTGTCCGACGGCGACGAACCGCAGTACATCGTCCGCGACGCGGTGCTGTACATGTCCGACGACGGCGACGCGGTCCTCGGTGGTCCACCGCCATCGGGACATTCGCGTCCGATCGGCGGATTCGTCGCCGCGGTCGGCGATCCGACCGGAATCAGCGTCGACGACGGCGAGGCGTATCGCGCCGAAGACCTGATGGCGACGGCACTGTTCTGTCTCATCAACCTGACCGCGGAACATTTGACCGGATCCGCCGAGTTCTATGCCACCCACCCCGCATCGTGGCCGCCGGAATATGTGCAGGCGCTGCGGGAGGCCATGGACTATCTGGGCCTGCGCTCGGTGGTGCTCGTCAACGAGGGCGACCTACCCAGTAGCACCGATCCACTTGCCGCGCTCGGCGCGGGCGGCGCCGCCGATATCGGACAGTCCTTCGCCTATGACGCCGCGCGCGCCGCGCTGACCGCGGTGCTGGCGACCCCGGCGGGCGCGACCCCGCCGGATCCCACCACCGCCGAGAATTCCACCCTCGACACGATCGTCTTCCCGGCCATCTCGAATACCGATCGGCCGCAGGCCTATTCGGCGGCCATCCCGGTGGCCGAGCCGGTGGTGACCGAGGCCGTCCCGGCGCCGACCATCGCCGAGCCGATCACACCGGCCAAGAATCGCAAACAGCTGCCGCTGCTCATCGGCGCGGCCGTGGTAATCGGTTTGGCGCTCGGCGGCGTCGGCGTCGCCATGCTGCTGCGCAACAGCGGCGATACCCCGGTGCCACCGATCAAGGACGCGCGCTCCGAGGTGACGGTGACGGTGCCCGCACCGCCGCCGTTCATTCCGCCACCACCGACGACGACCCCGCCGACCACGACGCGTCCGCCGGTGACTCGCGAGGTGGTACCGGATCCGACCACGACGACGCCACCACCTCCGCCGACCACCACTCCGCCGCCGACCACCACCACGGCGCCGCCGACCACCACCTACCCGTGGCCGACCCTTCCGCCGCGACCGACCCGGACCCCGCGACCGACGCCGACACCGTTCGATCCGTTCCCCGATGGCCCCCCGCAGCTGGAGATCCCGGGCCTGGGCTGATTTGGTAGCGCCGGACCCGGGTTTGTGCCCTAAAGTGGTGCGCTGACCGGTGTTGTTGTTGGCGTTAACGAACATCCGGTCGTCAGCTGGATCATTGGCTGTGTGCAACGGTTTCGGGCGGGGGCCGTGGCGTACGGATGAGCGGGCACACCGTGCCGACGAAGGGACTTCATGCGCAAGTTGGTGGCGCGTCGCGCCGCGGTCAAAGCAGCCACGCTCGCCTCGACCGTTTTCCTGGCCCCCTTGTTCGGTATCGGACCCGCCCAGGCGGATCCCGTCGCACCCACCCAGCTGAACGAATCGAATCTGCCCCCCGAACTCGTGCAGGCCATCGCCCGCGATCTGAAGATGACCCCGGCGCAGTATCTCGACCGCGCCGCCAAGGCACAGCAGCTCAGCGACTACGCGCGCGGATTCCGTTCGGAGCGGCCGGATTCCTTCGCGGGCGCCTGGCTCACCCCGGACGGTAAACCGGTGGTCGCCGTCACCACGGCGGACGCCGCCCGCATCGCCACCGCCGACGGCTACCAGACCAAGATGGCCCCGATCTCCGCGGACAGCCTGGAAAGCTCGCTGACGCAACTGAATCAGTGGGTGTCCACACTGCCGCGCGAACTGTCCCAAGCCATCAACAACGTCGCGATCGATTTCCTCAACAGCCAATTGGTGTTGAGCCTCGCCAACACCCCGGCCGGGCACGTGCTCAACCTGCCCACGCTGATCGCCAACATCAAGGTCATCCTTTCGCCGAACGGCGGCGGTCCGGTCGAGCACCGGCCGATGGGCGGCGACACCTACATCAGCGCACCGACCTCGCTGCAGGATGCCGAGCTGAAGACCGTCGACGTCTGCTCATTCGGTTTCAACAGCGTCGACGCGGCCGGTAATGCGCTGAATATCAGTGCGGGACACTGCAATCCGAATATCGACAAGGCCAACGACCAGGCCTCGGTCTACCTGCCGAACGTCAGGGACGTCGCGGCCAGCCCGGAGCTCGGCACCTTCGTCCGCGCCAAGCTGGGCGGGCAAGGCGCACTGGACTATTCGGTGATCAAGCTGAACGACCGCGCGGTGCGGGCGGGTATGGATCAGCCGTCGGTGCGCGGCGCGAACGGCACCACGCTGTCCATCACCGGCATCGCCGACCCGGTGACCGGCGCCCCGGTCTGCAAGTCGGGCCAATCCTCCACCTTCACTTGCGGTTTCGTCGTCGCCGATCGAGTGGAGACGCAGCTGTACACCGCGGAGGGCGTGAGCAAGATCGTGCGCGGCTTCGCCAGCTCGGCCTGCACCCTCGGCGGCGACAGCGGCGGCGCGATCGTGTCCGGCACGCTGGCCCTCGGCATCACCAGTGGCTCCAACGCGGCCGAGGCGCCGGATTGCAACGAGGCCAATATGGCGCTGGCGCAGTACGGCGGCACCGCGACGCTCGGCATCCCGATCCGCGCGATCCTCGCCGATATCGACGCAGGCTCCGGCGGCGGGCTCGGCAGCGGCATCGAGGTGCGCACCCGGCGTGATGTCGGCTGAATCGGGCCGTGACGGGCAATACGGACAATTCGCTTGGACGCGGCGTCCGAATAATCCGCGCACTCCCGAAACCGCGCCCTGAGATGAGTAGGCATACCGGGCGGAAGCCCATATAGTCTGGTCATGCTCCTGCCACGTATAGGTCAGTTCCGATCCGCTGCGCGACAGACCAGGATCCGAAAATCAGTGATCGCCGCTTCGGCGGCGATCCTGCTGTTCGGGCCCACCGCGGCAGTAGCGAACGCACAGCCGGATCCGGCCCCCCAACTGCCGCCGGAACTCATCACCGCCATCACGCGCGACCTGAAGATCTCACCGCAGGAATACCTGCATCGCGCGGATGTCGCCCAGCAGGTCGCGGCGTTCGGCACCACGGCGCAGCGGCAGTACCCGCAGGTGTTCGCCGGCTCCTGGCTCGACGACGCGGGCAAGGCGGTCGTCGCGCTGGCGCAGGGCCCGGGCAGCGACGAGGCCCGAAAGGCCGCGCAGTCGGCCGGATTCGAGGTGCGCAACGTCGCCAAGAGCGAGATGACGCTGCGTGGTGAGAAGAGCGCGT
This region includes:
- a CDS encoding S1 family peptidase, which produces MRKLVARRAAVKAATLASTVFLAPLFGIGPAQADPVAPTQLNESNLPPELVQAIARDLKMTPAQYLDRAAKAQQLSDYARGFRSERPDSFAGAWLTPDGKPVVAVTTADAARIATADGYQTKMAPISADSLESSLTQLNQWVSTLPRELSQAINNVAIDFLNSQLVLSLANTPAGHVLNLPTLIANIKVILSPNGGGPVEHRPMGGDTYISAPTSLQDAELKTVDVCSFGFNSVDAAGNALNISAGHCNPNIDKANDQASVYLPNVRDVAASPELGTFVRAKLGGQGALDYSVIKLNDRAVRAGMDQPSVRGANGTTLSITGIADPVTGAPVCKSGQSSTFTCGFVVADRVETQLYTAEGVSKIVRGFASSACTLGGDSGGAIVSGTLALGITSGSNAAEAPDCNEANMALAQYGGTATLGIPIRAILADIDAGSGGGLGSGIEVRTRRDVG